The region TAAAGTTTTATCTTTATATAACCAGTAAGCTTCTTTAACTTTAATTTCATTATCTAAGGCATTTTCATTTGTTACCCAATCAAAGTCAGCATAACCTGGGTTTGTATTTGATTGGCTATGATTTGCAGTATCTCCAAAAGCTTTATTATAAGCTAAAGTACCTCTAAATAGTGTGTTGTCATCAGGTTGATAAGCCATACCTAATAAAAGTCTATTTGTCATTAGGTTACTATTTTTAGCTTTGGCCCCAGATGCTTTTTTATATTGAATATGGTCAACTTGAGTTCTAAAGTCAACATCCCATTTTAAATTGTCTCCACCACTTTGAATTTTTGCTTTTCTTGCAGTGTTTCCAATAATATTAACTTTTTTTTCTAATTTCTTAAATCTAGCATCACTAATAGCTACATCACCTTGCATCATTTTTTCTAATGATTCTTTATTTGCTTTTGAAGTAGATTCAGTAGCACCTATTTTATTTTCTAAAGCACTAATTTGAGCTTTTAGAGCTTCTATTTGTTTCATCATATCTTCTTGAGATATTGTTGCTGCAAAACTTGATGTGGATAATGCAGCTACGGCACTTAGTGCAACAATCGTTTTTTTCATTTTTCTATCCTTAATGTGTAAGTTTAGTGTATTATATAACTTATAATGTTAAGCTAATATTAAGTATGAATAATCATTCATTATAATAAATAGAACTTATAGTTATAATAATTATAATATTAGATTTTCTTTTTTGATGATATTAAAAAAGGGAAAATAGGATTATCCTATTTTCCCTTGATTAAGTTTAAAAAATTTATATTAGCAAGATGGAACATTTCCTGAGTCATTAGCATACTCATAAGAGAAATCATAAATATGAGGTAACCATTTATCTTTGATATCACCCTCTTTAACTTCTGGACAAATTTTCATTAATTCTTCTTTGAATTTTCCCTCTGCGTTAATAGCTTCCCATTCTGCTTGAGAATGTTTTGAAGCAAATTTAGCACCGTTGAAACCACAAGCTTTTTTAAACTTTTTAATAAATAGTTTTTGACCTTTAACTGCATCTGCTGAAGCAGTAGTTGATGCAACACCTAAAATTAATGCACCTGCAAGTGCAACTTTCAATAATTTTGTCATTATTTTATCTCCTAATTTAAATTCTGCTACAATTATAACAAATGTAAATAAAAAATATCTTATAAGAATAATAAGAAAAAGTGAATTTAATGTGAAATATTATTTATTAAAAGCGGTAGTGACATACCTGTGTCAAAATACCGAAAAAATGAAGTTTATTAAAAGAATTGATAATAATACAATTATAATTGAGTTTAATAATAAAAATTACCTTTATTTTGATATGACTAAAGGAAAAAGTCTAATATACAAACGAGATGAGCTATTAAAAGCAAAAAAAGATTTTAATGCACCCTTTGATGTAATATTACAAAAAAGGTTTAATAACTCAATTGTTGAAGATATACAGCTATATAATGATGATAAAGTTATTAATATAAAAGTTAATTCTTCATCTTCATATAAAAAGCTAACTACAATTTTACAATTGGAGTTTACTGGTAAACATACAAATATAATTATTTTAGATGAAAATAGAGTTGTATTAGAAGCTTTAAGGCATATAGATGAATTTGCATCAAGTAGAGTTGTAAAAGTTGGTGTAAAATTGGATGAAATTCCTAAAACTAATATAGTTTTTAAAGAGGAAAAAGTTGATGATATAGAAAAAACTTTGTATAAAATATATGAAGATTTGGAAAAAAGAGATTTAGAAAATTATAGAAAACAAAAAATTTCGCAAGTTTCAAAAAAATTAAAAAAAATTGAAAAAATTGTTTCAACACTTCCTTTAAAAGAGAATCTAGAAAAAGAATCAGAACAACTATATACAAATGGAAATCTAATACTAAACAATCTATACAATATAAAACCATATCAAAAAAGTTTGGTAACATATGATTTTTCAGGTAATGAAGTTGAAATTGTATTAGATAATAAAATTCCAGCTTCAAAATATGCAAATGAACTATTTAAAAAAGCAAAAAGATTAAAACAAAAAGCTATTAATATTAAAATTGAAAAAGGTAATCTTGAAGAGAAAATTAGTTTTCTAAAAAGGATGGTTTTAAATCTTGAAAAGGCAATATCTATTGATGAGATAGAGTTTTTATATCCTAAAAAACAAAAAAATCAAATAAAAACAAAAAAGAGTCAAAACTATGAGAGCTTCTTTTTTGAAGGTTATAAAATAATGCTAGGAACTAGTGAAAGGGAAAATATCTATTTATTGCAAAAAGCAAAAGCCAGTGATTTTTGGTTTCATCTAAAAGATAGACCCTCTTCCCATTTGATTGTACAAAATACTAAAAAAACATTGCCAGAAAATGTAATTATAAAAGCTGCACAAATTTGTGCACAATTTTCAACAGATTTTTCGGGAACATATGAAGTAGATTATACTCAAAGAAGAAATGTAAAAATACAGAATGGAGCCAATGTTCTTTATAATCCATATACAACAATTGTAATAAAAATATAATATTTATTAATAGTCTTTTAAAAGTGTTATTTCTTCTTTTAATTTGTTTGTTTCTTTTTGTACAAAATAGATGTTAAAAATAATTGAACAAAAGAATATTAGAAAAAATAAATTTGGTAATAGTCTAGTTGAAAAAATCAATGATTTAATAAAATTTAATAATTTATTCATTTTTATTGATTTTTCATATTGTTTATCTTTTAATAAAATTAGAGAATAGCCAATAAGAATAAATAGTAATAATATATACAAATTTTCAATAATAATTTTCAATAAAAGAATATCTTGAAGATTTGTTAAGTAAGATATGCTTAAAAATAGTTCATTTAAAAAGTATATAAATACTATTGAACTAAAAATAAAAATTAAAAAATCGCTTATTGTATTGTTTTTATTAATATTACTCATATGTTTCTTTTTTGGTTAAAAATTACTATTTCTAACTATATCATAAACCTCTTTTCCTATGTTAAAAGCCCGATAATAAAATATATTAATCGCTTTTAAAAATATAAAAGTAGTTTTTTATATTTAAAACATAATTATATTATAATTATAAAATATATTTTAATGGCTTCATAAAATACATAATTGTGCAAATATTTTATATAACAATTGTAATAAAATATAAAGAAATATAAAAAAAAGGCAACATTTTGTATAATCAGCATTTACAATAAATAATTTAGGTTAAATATGAAAGAGATTATAAAATCAAGTTCAACTCGGATTAAGACAGGTCTAGCTTTATTAGTTGGTATTTTAATAATTGGATATATTGATTCATTTTTTTTAATGTGGCTTCTACTTGGAGGGCTTTTAGTAATTGCAATAAGTGAATCACAAAAACTATATAAGATGAAAGTTGATTCTATATATTTTTATGCTGGAATCATATGGTTTGCTGCATATTTTTATCCAAATGCAGAGGATTTGACTTTTATCGCTGCAATTGTTTTTGCATCGATTTTAGCATATACAAAAACTTTAGATAAAAAAATATTTTTACCACTTTTTTATCCTACAGCTTCATTTTTATTTTTGTTAACACTTTATTGGGAATATGGGGTTATGGCTTTATTATGGTTACTAGTAATAGTAGCTGGTGCAGATATAGGAGCATATTTTGTAGGAAAAAGTATGGGAAAAACAAAATTTTGTGAAACAAGTCCAAATAAAACAGTTGAAGGTGTAGCAGGTGGTTTAGTGGTTGCAACACTATTTGGTATTGTTTTTGCAATTGATAATATATCATTATTTGGTTCTATTATTATCTCTTTATTAGTAGCTTTAGCTTCAGTTTTTGGAGATCTTTTTGAAAGTTATTTAAAAAGAGAAGCAGATGTAAAAGATAGTGGGAATATTTTGCCAGGTCATGGTGGAATTTTAGATAGAACAGATGGATATTTATTTGGCGGGGTTGTTATGCTATTTATTCTAAGAGCTGTTCTGTGATTGTTTTAGGCTCAACTGGTTCAATAGGGGTAAATACTCTAAATATAGCAAGGAAGTTCAATCTAAATGTTGAGGTTTTAGTTGCTGGAAATAATATTGAACTTTTAAACCAACAAATAAAAGAGTTTAATCCAAAAAAAGTTGTAATAGCAAATAGTGAATATATCAAAGATGTAAAACATACTTGTGTAAAAGCTGGAGAAGAAGAGATTTTATATGCAATTGAGCAAAGTGAATCTAAAACAGTAGTAAATGCACTTGTAGGATTCTTAGGATTAAGACCCACATTAAAAGCAATAGAGTGTAATAAAAAAATTGCATTAGCAAATAAAGAATCACTTGTTGTAGCTGGAAAGTTTATTGACCAAACAAAACTAAGTCCAATAGATTCAGAACATTTTGGACTTTGGTATTTATTACAAGATAAAAAAGTATCCTCTATGACAATTACAGCAAGTGGTGGTTCATTTAGAGATTATCCTATTAATGAATTATCAAAGGTTTCTGTAAAAGAAGCATTGAATCATCCAAACTGGTCTATGGGAAATAAAATCACAATTGATAGTGCAACTATGACAAATAAGATGTTTGAATTAATAGAAGCAGCATGGTTATTTGATACTAAAAAAGTTGATGCTATTATTGAAACAAAATCTTTAATTCATGCCTTAGTTAACTTTCAAGATGGTAGTACAACTGCACATATTGCAAATGCTTCAATGCAACTACCAATCGCTTATGCAATACTTGGTAAATGTGATGAAAATATATTAGAACCAGTTGATTTATTAAAAGTTGGAAATTTAGAGTTTAGAAAAATCGAAGAAGAGAGATATCTTATTTGGCAAGTTAAAGATGAAATATTAAATAATCTTGATTTAGGTGTAGTTTTAAATGCTGCAAATGAAGTTGCAGTGTCTAAATTTTTAGATTCTAAAATAGGATTTTTAGATATTCCAAAAATCTCATTAAAAGCTTTAAATAAGTTTTCAAATATTAGTGCAAACTCTATTGATGAGATTTTTGAAATTGATAAAGAAGTGAGAAAATATTGTGAGTTTTGATTTACTTTTTCCTTTTATAATTTTGATTACGCTTGTAGTTTATTTAATTTACACAAGAAATAAATTTGAAAAAAATATGTTAAACACTTATGAAAAAAAGTTTGAAAAATGGAAAGAAAACAGTAGTTCAAATAGTGAAAAAAAACAAGAGTGTAAGCAACTAGTTGGATTAATTTAC is a window of Halarcobacter sp. DNA encoding:
- a CDS encoding cytochrome C; protein product: MTKLLKVALAGALILGVASTTASADAVKGQKLFIKKFKKACGFNGAKFASKHSQAEWEAINAEGKFKEELMKICPEVKEGDIKDKWLPHIYDFSYEYANDSGNVPSC
- a CDS encoding NFACT RNA binding domain-containing protein, whose product is MKFIKRIDNNTIIIEFNNKNYLYFDMTKGKSLIYKRDELLKAKKDFNAPFDVILQKRFNNSIVEDIQLYNDDKVINIKVNSSSSYKKLTTILQLEFTGKHTNIIILDENRVVLEALRHIDEFASSRVVKVGVKLDEIPKTNIVFKEEKVDDIEKTLYKIYEDLEKRDLENYRKQKISQVSKKLKKIEKIVSTLPLKENLEKESEQLYTNGNLILNNLYNIKPYQKSLVTYDFSGNEVEIVLDNKIPASKYANELFKKAKRLKQKAINIKIEKGNLEEKISFLKRMVLNLEKAISIDEIEFLYPKKQKNQIKTKKSQNYESFFFEGYKIMLGTSERENIYLLQKAKASDFWFHLKDRPSSHLIVQNTKKTLPENVIIKAAQICAQFSTDFSGTYEVDYTQRRNVKIQNGANVLYNPYTTIVIKI
- a CDS encoding phosphatidate cytidylyltransferase produces the protein MKEIIKSSSTRIKTGLALLVGILIIGYIDSFFLMWLLLGGLLVIAISESQKLYKMKVDSIYFYAGIIWFAAYFYPNAEDLTFIAAIVFASILAYTKTLDKKIFLPLFYPTASFLFLLTLYWEYGVMALLWLLVIVAGADIGAYFVGKSMGKTKFCETSPNKTVEGVAGGLVVATLFGIVFAIDNISLFGSIIISLLVALASVFGDLFESYLKREADVKDSGNILPGHGGILDRTDGYLFGGVVMLFILRAVL
- the dxr gene encoding 1-deoxy-D-xylulose-5-phosphate reductoisomerase, yielding MIVLGSTGSIGVNTLNIARKFNLNVEVLVAGNNIELLNQQIKEFNPKKVVIANSEYIKDVKHTCVKAGEEEILYAIEQSESKTVVNALVGFLGLRPTLKAIECNKKIALANKESLVVAGKFIDQTKLSPIDSEHFGLWYLLQDKKVSSMTITASGGSFRDYPINELSKVSVKEALNHPNWSMGNKITIDSATMTNKMFELIEAAWLFDTKKVDAIIETKSLIHALVNFQDGSTTAHIANASMQLPIAYAILGKCDENILEPVDLLKVGNLEFRKIEEERYLIWQVKDEILNNLDLGVVLNAANEVAVSKFLDSKIGFLDIPKISLKALNKFSNISANSIDEIFEIDKEVRKYCEF